TTTTCCAATAATTGAATACAAATCTCTTTGGCTGTTTTTCCTGTAAACACACGATTAGCCTGTCGTACTTTTCCCCCTTTACAAGCAATAACTTCCCCAGTGTCAGGATCAACAGCTAAACCTTGATCATTGATGGCATTGGTATAATGTTCAGCACAAATTAACTGTTTTTCTCGATCTACATAAATTATAAAGTAACCTTCAGGGTCTAGTTCAATGAAACGATTAGAAAGGTGATTATCTGAAGTTGATAATTGTAATAATTTAGTCATCTAATTTTTTCT
The nucleotide sequence above comes from Cyanobacterium sp. T60_A2020_053. Encoded proteins:
- a CDS encoding DUF4346 domain-containing protein, whose product is MTKLLQLSTSDNHLSNRFIELDPEGYFIIYVDREKQLICAEHYTNAINDQGLAVDPDTGEVIACKGGKVRQANRVFTGKTAKEICIQLLEKTKPAPVTMLDHAGYLGREFMRAEIALKTGEEYIQD